The DNA region AACCGCAACAAGTGGAATTTCTCAAAGCATATTATGGAAAGAATGATGATGGACTAAACTATGATGTCGTTCGTACCAATATAGCAAGTTGTGATTTCTCGAGTGACACATATAATTATGTACAGGAAAATGACAAAGATTTAAAAACATTTTCTATTGCACATGACGAGAAATATCGTATTCCTCTTTTGCAACAAGCAGCACAATACATCGGCAAAGATCAAATGAAATTATTTGTTAGTCCTTGGAGTCCTCCAGCTTGGATGAAGGATAATAACAGCGTTGTAAAAGGCGGTCATTTATTGAAAGAATATTATGGCGCTTGGGCCAATTATTTTGTCAAATATATTCAAGCATTAGAATCTCGTAATCTTCCAGTATGGGGCTTGACGGTTCAAAATGAGCCAATGGCTGTACAAACTTGGGAATCTTGCCAATTCTCTGCTGAAATGGAAAGGGATTTTATCAAAAATAATCTTGGACCCACTCTTTGGAAAAATGGAATGAAAGATAAAAAAATGATTGTCTGGGATCATAATCGTGATTTGATTTATCAATATGCATCAACAATTTTGAATGATCCAGAAGCTGCGAAATATGTTTGGGGTACTGGGATTCATTGGTATGAAACTTGGAATTCTAAAGTGCAATTATTTCAAAATGAAGTAGCGGTGAAACAATCTTTCCCTGATAAACATTTGATATTCACAGAAGGTTGTTTGGAAAAATTTGATTATTCCAAAATCATGGATAAAAAATTAGGCGAATTGTATGGAAATAATATTTTAAATGATTTGAATAGCGGGGTAGAAGCGTGGACCGATTGGAATATCTTGTTAGATCAAAATGGTGGGCCTAATCATGTCGGTAACTATTGTTTTGCGCCAGTTATCGCAGATTTGGATAAAAAAGAAGTCGTTTATACTTTGGCGTATTATTATATTGGGCAATTTTCCAAATATATCAAACCTGGTGCTAAGCGCATCGCTACTTCCACCAATGTAGCAAAACTAGGAGTTACATCTTTTCAAAATATTGATGGAAGCATTGCAACGATAGTTTTAAACCAAAGTGATGAAACGCTTAAATATAAATTACTTTTAAATAAAAAAGTAGTTGAGGTGACTAGTTCTCCGCATTCTATTGGTACGATATTACTTTAAAAAAAGCGACTCTAAAGTCGCTTTTTTATTTATCTAACTTGTATTGATGAATTGTCTTTTTGTAATTTGGTGACGATCTTCACCAATATTAAATCAGTCAATCCACTAAGATTAGAATCAATGTTTAAATTATTTACATCACCAACTGCATTGTTTAAATTATACTCCACAGTTTGATCTCCAATTTTGGAAATTCGATCATCTAGTTTATATTCAATATTCAAATCCCCAATTTTTCTAATACGGTTTTCTAAATCATAATTTATCTGATTAGAGCCAATTTGACAAATTTGTTCATTCATATCGTATAGAATTTCCAAATCTCCTATTTTAGTAACTTGATCGTCTGGGTTGTATTCAACAACTTCATTCCCAATTTCGTTTATACGATTTTCAGAATCATAGCCAATTGGTGCGGTTCCTATTTGAATAATTTGATCATCAGTATTGTATAAAACACGAAGATTTCCAACTTTATCAACTCTGTCTTTTGAATTATAATTAATGTCTAAATTTCCAATTTTATCAATTCTACTTTGTAAATTATACTCAATATTTAGATTTTGAATAGAATATAGATTTTGTATTAGAAAATATTTTAGTGTATTATTTAAAGTCGTTTGTGCTGATGTTTCCGTCTGAATGAATAGCAAACAAATGCTGATATATAGATATTTCATAGTATGTTGTTATAATTAATTCTATAATGAATTGACTTATAATATTCGTATAAAGTTTAATGAATTATTTTATAAATAATTCAAAATAACAATATCATAACGCAAAGAGGAACTTTTCAATGATTAAAAAGTTCCTCTTTTATATAGAATTATAATTTACTATTGAATAATAGTGCCTTCTGGAATAAAAGCATTCTTCTTAATAACGACAATACCATCTTTAACCATGTATTCTGGAGTGTCTGTATTTTCCAAACCTTCATGCCCACGTATAATTACATTATTGCCGATATGGGCATTTTTGTCGATTAAAGCATTCTCAATATGGCAATTATCTCCAATCCCAAGTGCTGGAACACCGCGGTCTTTTTCCTCTACAATTTCTTCTAATGTTTCATAATAATCGCATCCCATAATGTAAGAGGTCTTAATGACGCTACCAAATCCAATACGGGAACGAATGCCTATAATACTGTGTTCAATTCGTTCACATAGAAGTATACTTCCTTCGGCTATGATGGCATGATCCAAATAACTATTAGAGATCTTGGCCGCAGGCAACATACGTGGTCTGGTATAAATTGTCTGCGCACTATCGTATAAATCTATTTCGGGAATATCTGCAGTCAAACCTATGTTTGCTTCAAAAAATGAAGGAATATTTCCGATATCTGTCCAGTAACCATTATATTGATAACTAATAACTTTTTTATTTTCAATCGCTAATGGAATTATTTCTTTACCGAAATCAGTCGCAGCTGGATTTTCAGCTAATAAATCTTGTATAGCATTTTTACTGAAAATGTAGATACCCATGGATGCTAAGAAATTGCGACCTTTTGATTGCATCTCTAGACCTGTATCACTTACCCAATCAGCATGTAAATCTTTCTTTGGTTTTTCAATAAAAGAAGTGATTGTACTTTCTTCATTTATTTTCATAATACCAAAGTCTTCTGCTTCATCACTCGTTACCGGAATTGTAGCAATACTGATGTCTGCATTTTTTTCCACATGATTTTGAATCATTTCCGCAAAATCAATTTTGTATAATTGATCACCGCTTAAAATCAATAAGTAATCGAAATTATGATTTCGGATATGTTTGTAGGATTGTCTCACAGCATCTGCCGTTCCTTGATACCATGAGTCGCCCTCAGGTGTTTGCTCAGCTGCCAAAATATCGGTAAAGCCATTACTGAAAGCACCAAATTGATAAGTATTTTTAATATGGCGATTTAATGAAGCGGAATTGTATTGCGTCAAAACAAACATACGGTCTATACCTGAATTTAAGCAATTGCTAATGGGGATATCAACTAATCTATATTTCCCTGCAATGGGCACTGCTGGTTTAGAGCGATTTGCTGTCAATGGATATAATCTTGTACCCGCTCCTCCTCCTAAAATAACGGCAACAACTTCGTTAGATAATAATTTAATCATTTTATTTAGGTGTATTTTAAAGTGTTAAAAACAAGATCTATAAAGATCTAAATATTGAGTTACTGTTTTATTCCAACTATGATCAATTTGCATACCTGCTTCGATCATTTTATCCATGATTTTTGGGTTATGTGATATTTCCATAGCTCTTCCAATCGAATATATAATTTCTTCTGAAGTTGCATTATTAAAGCAAATACCCCAGCCTCCATCTCCAACGTCTTTAACTGTATCTTTAAGCCCTCCTGTACGCCTAACAATTGGAATGGTCCCATAGCGCATGGAATACATTTGATTTAATCCACAAGGCTCTACTCTGCTTGGCATTAATAAGAAATCTGCTGAAGCATATAATTGATGGCTTAGCGCTTCATTATATCCTATATCTGCATGATAAAATGAAGGGAAAAGACTATTGATACTTCTCAATTGATTTTCAGTTTCTTTTTCTCCACTTCCTAAAATGATGAAAGATATCCGTCCTTTTAGTAAATAAAGGGAAGATAAAATTGCATCAGGTAGTAAATCTGCAGCCTTTTCTCCAACTAATCTCCCAATAAATGCAAATAATGGCTTACTTCCATCAATTCCAAATTGTTTACAAATTGCTTCTTTATTTTTTTCTTTACCAGCTTTATAATTTTGTACATTATAATGATGAGAAATGTAATTATCTGTATTTGGATTCCATAACTGGTCATCAATTCCATTCAATATACCAGAACATTTACCTTTCTCATACTCAAATAAATCTTCGAGTCCATTGCTATTGTATATTAATTCATGTAGATAGCCATCACTAACTGTATTTACCTTCCATGAATTCTTAATAGCAGTTGCTAATGGATTGATATCATTTTTCCATTCAATTAAGCCTCCAACAGTAGGATCAAATGCTGGAATCCAATCAACTTGATTCCATCCAAATTGCCCCTGATATTGTGCGTTATGTATCGTCAATATACTCGGAATATTACTCAAATTTTGATAGGCATAACAATGCTTCATCATAAATGAAATCATACCTGTGTGATAATCGTGGCAGTGGATGACATCAGGTTTGTCTTCCCAATGACTTAACCAATGCACTACGGCTATCTGAAAAGATAAAAATCTATATGTATCATCACTATAACCATATACTTTTTCTCTATCTAAAACTCCATTAATGTCTAATAAATACAAATCAAAACCAAGACTATTGTGTTTTTCTTTTATAACCGTGAATTCAAAAGCATGGTTACCAATGGATGCATTACCTTGATAGGCATTTTCCCATTCATGATTATACAAAAATGGCGTTTTGTACATGGGCATTATCAACTTGGCGTCTTCACCGGCTAGGTTTTGATATTTAGGTAAAGCTCCTGCTACGTCTCCTAATCCTCCAACTTTTGCAACGGGATAACATTCTGCCGTAACATGGACAATCTTCATAAATTTTTCTTTATATGTACTCAACAACCTTTAATTGCTAAAAGTAATGAAAAAAGAATCAGAGATATTAGTATAAATAAAAAATTAAGAATATTTTTTTATTTATAGTTCGATATTTATATTTGATTAACTAACAGTAGTCTATCAAATTTTAACTGTTTTTTTTATAATTTTTCTATTTTTTTCTTTTAATCGAGATTTATTCAAAAAATCAAATTGAGTAGTTTATATTTGACAACTTTTTAAAAAAATTAATTAAGTTAAATATGTCTGTACCTGTTTCACAAAAATTAGCTATCGGGATTGATATAGGTGGCACGAATAGTGTCTTTGGAATTGTAGATCATAGAGGTGTGATTACATACAGAGGAGCAATAAGTACAAAAAAATATACTGATATCAATGAATATTTGGATGCATTGTATGATGCGATTGCGCCGATTATAGAGCAAGTGGGAGGTCGGGATTATATTCATGGCATCGGAATCGGAGCACCAAATGGAAACTATTACAATGGCTCTATTGAATATGCACCGAATCTTCCATGGAAAGGATTTATCCCCTTAGCAGAGTTAGTGCAAAAACGTTTTGGCATTTCTGCAGCACTTACTAATGATGCCAATGCTGCAGCGGTAGGTGAGATGACTTATGGTGCTGCTATCGGTATGAAAGATTTTATCATGATTACTTTGGGAACAGGT from Rhizosphaericola mali includes:
- a CDS encoding glycogen synthase, translated to MKIVHVTAECYPVAKVGGLGDVAGALPKYQNLAGEDAKLIMPMYKTPFLYNHEWENAYQGNASIGNHAFEFTVIKEKHNSLGFDLYLLDINGVLDREKVYGYSDDTYRFLSFQIAVVHWLSHWEDKPDVIHCHDYHTGMISFMMKHCYAYQNLSNIPSILTIHNAQYQGQFGWNQVDWIPAFDPTVGGLIEWKNDINPLATAIKNSWKVNTVSDGYLHELIYNSNGLEDLFEYEKGKCSGILNGIDDQLWNPNTDNYISHHYNVQNYKAGKEKNKEAICKQFGIDGSKPLFAFIGRLVGEKAADLLPDAILSSLYLLKGRISFIILGSGEKETENQLRSINSLFPSFYHADIGYNEALSHQLYASADFLLMPSRVEPCGLNQMYSMRYGTIPIVRRTGGLKDTVKDVGDGGWGICFNNATSEEIIYSIGRAMEISHNPKIMDKMIEAGMQIDHSWNKTVTQYLDLYRSCF
- a CDS encoding glucose-1-phosphate adenylyltransferase, translated to MIKLLSNEVVAVILGGGAGTRLYPLTANRSKPAVPIAGKYRLVDIPISNCLNSGIDRMFVLTQYNSASLNRHIKNTYQFGAFSNGFTDILAAEQTPEGDSWYQGTADAVRQSYKHIRNHNFDYLLILSGDQLYKIDFAEMIQNHVEKNADISIATIPVTSDEAEDFGIMKINEESTITSFIEKPKKDLHADWVSDTGLEMQSKGRNFLASMGIYIFSKNAIQDLLAENPAATDFGKEIIPLAIENKKVISYQYNGYWTDIGNIPSFFEANIGLTADIPEIDLYDSAQTIYTRPRMLPAAKISNSYLDHAIIAEGSILLCERIEHSIIGIRSRIGFGSVIKTSYIMGCDYYETLEEIVEEKDRGVPALGIGDNCHIENALIDKNAHIGNNVIIRGHEGLENTDTPEYMVKDGIVVIKKNAFIPEGTIIQ
- a CDS encoding glycoside hydrolase family 30 protein, whose translation is MNLKNYKYFLSIGLLSIAHFNTIEAQKTKTPISYWTVAGTDTLLKKVPINYSSETIDQPKEVDAFVFIDSKHQFQQLIGFGGAITDASAEVFAKLSKPQQVEFLKAYYGKNDDGLNYDVVRTNIASCDFSSDTYNYVQENDKDLKTFSIAHDEKYRIPLLQQAAQYIGKDQMKLFVSPWSPPAWMKDNNSVVKGGHLLKEYYGAWANYFVKYIQALESRNLPVWGLTVQNEPMAVQTWESCQFSAEMERDFIKNNLGPTLWKNGMKDKKMIVWDHNRDLIYQYASTILNDPEAAKYVWGTGIHWYETWNSKVQLFQNEVAVKQSFPDKHLIFTEGCLEKFDYSKIMDKKLGELYGNNILNDLNSGVEAWTDWNILLDQNGGPNHVGNYCFAPVIADLDKKEVVYTLAYYYIGQFSKYIKPGAKRIATSTNVAKLGVTSFQNIDGSIATIVLNQSDETLKYKLLLNKKVVEVTSSPHSIGTILL